Proteins co-encoded in one Rattus rattus isolate New Zealand chromosome 5, Rrattus_CSIRO_v1, whole genome shotgun sequence genomic window:
- the Uck1 gene encoding uridine-cytidine kinase 1 has product MSAAPEMASAGGGGSESAAPEADRPQPRPFLIGVSGGTASGKSTVCEKIMELLGQNEVDRRQRKLVILSQDCFYKVLTAEQKAKALKGQYNFDHPDAFDNDLMHKTLKNIVEGKTVEVPTYDFVTHSRLPETTVVYPADVVLFEGILVFYTQEIRDMFHLRLFVDTDSDVRLSRRVLRDVQRGRDLEQILTQYTAFVKPAFEEFCLPTKKYADVIIPRGVDNMVAINLIVQHIQDILNGDLCKRHRGGPNGRNYKRTFPEPGDHPGVLATGKRSHLESSSRPH; this is encoded by the exons ATGTCAGCCGCTCCGGAGATGGCTTCGGCGGGAGGCGGCGGCTCCGAGAGCGCCGCGCCGGAGGCCGATCGTCCCCAGCCGCGGCCGTTTCTCATTGGCGTGAGCGGTGGCACTGCTAGCGGCAAG TCAACAGTGTGTGAGAAGATCATGGAACTGCTGGGGCAGAACGAAGTGGACCGCCGGCAGCGCAAGTTGGTCATCCTGAGCCAGGACTGCTTCTATAAGGTTCTGACAGCCGAGCAGAAGGCCAAGGCCTTGAAGGGACAGTACAATTTTGACCATCCAG ATGCGTTTGATAATGATCTGATGCACAAGACCCTGAAAAACATTGTCGAAGGCAAAACTGTCGAGGTCCCCACCTATGATTTTGTGACCCACTCAAG GTTACCAGAGACCACTGTGGTCTACCCAGCTGACGTGGTTCTGTTCGAGGGCATCTTGGTGTTCTACACCCAGGAGATCCGGGACATGTTCCACCTGCGCCTCTTTGTGGACACGGACTCCGATGTTAGGCTGTCTCGAAGAG TTCTCCGGGATGTGCAGCGAGGAAGGGACCTGGAGCAGATCCTCACCCAGTACACCGCCTTTGTGAAACCAGCCTTTGAGGAGTTCTGCCTGCCG ACCAAGAAATACGCTGATGTGATCATCCCTCGAGGGGTTGATAATATGG TGGCCATCAACCTGATCGTGCAGCACATCCAGGACATCCTCAACGGTGACCTGTGCAAGCGGCACCGAGGAGGGCCCAACGGGCGCAACTACAAGAGGACCTTCCCGGAGCCAGGAGACCACCCTGGGGTGTTGGCCACTGGCAAACGCTCACACCTGGAGTCTAGCAGCAGACCCCATTGA